The Candidatus Omnitrophota bacterium region CGACAGAACACATCACCATGCGGGATCGACTGCTTCAATTGCGAGCTTTTCGGAGACAACATAACTCGGGAGATGCAGGAGCGGATCGCCCAGTACAAAAACCAACCGGCGGAAACAATCCGCTGTCTCGGCTGTCGGGAGAGCGGGTGCCTCATAATCCACGGAGAATGCAGGACCAAGACCTGTGTCGAAGAGAAGGGAGTAGAGTTCTGCTTTGAATGCGATGAGTTCCCCTGCACCTATCTCCAGCCCTGTTGTGACGGAGCGGAGACATTCCCCCAGAACTATAAACTGTTCAATCTCTGCAGGATGAAAAAGCTCGGAGTGGAAAAATGGGCCGCGGAAGAGGCCCTAAAGATACGAAGGCTCTACAAAGATGGAAAACTCCAGATAGGGGGAGGGCCGGTACTCCCAGACTAGTAGCGGAGGAGCTTCTTCTGCTCCTTCACCTTTTTCTCTACCCGCTCGAGGAAGCCGTCGAAGGATGGGGGAAGGACCCGGGTATCGTAGAGACGTTCTATCCCTAAGATATCACTCAACTCCGTTTCGAACTCTTTTTTCGCCTGCCGCTCTTTGGTTTTGACCGTTATAATGGGCAGGGCAAGATCTTCCTTGCAGGTCGCTCTGAGATACCCGGCAAATGAGCGACAATCGCAGGGGGCGCCGGGGCGGATGAGAGAACAACGCCCTTCCATGTGGTCCCGGATGGCCTTCCGTGCCCTGTGCAGGTTGGTCTT contains the following coding sequences:
- a CDS encoding DUF3795 domain-containing protein translates to MDLRQNTSPCGIDCFNCELFGDNITREMQERIAQYKNQPAETIRCLGCRESGCLIIHGECRTKTCVEEKGVEFCFECDEFPCTYLQPCCDGAETFPQNYKLFNLCRMKKLGVEKWAAEEALKIRRLYKDGKLQIGGGPVLPD